Proteins from a single region of Streptomyces glaucescens:
- a CDS encoding MarR family winged helix-turn-helix transcriptional regulator, with protein MREPVEPSALDIGSLALFVGLAAGTAVQADLASQGFGDLRMSHGYVFQHLVDGRPTVSDLAAKLDMTQQGASKVVAELERLGYVERLPSPRDARVRHVALTGKGRQAVTAARHARERLEARLRKRSGEATAHGTRGTAFDVTRAVLVDLLDELGGTAAVHRRDVRPPH; from the coding sequence ATGCGCGAACCGGTTGAACCCTCTGCCCTCGACATCGGCAGCCTCGCCCTGTTCGTCGGCCTCGCGGCCGGCACCGCGGTCCAGGCCGACCTGGCGTCCCAGGGCTTCGGCGACCTGCGGATGTCGCACGGATACGTCTTCCAGCACCTCGTCGACGGGCGACCGACCGTGAGCGACCTGGCGGCGAAGCTCGACATGACGCAACAAGGGGCATCCAAGGTGGTCGCGGAGCTCGAGCGGCTGGGCTACGTCGAACGCCTGCCGAGCCCTCGCGACGCCCGGGTCCGCCATGTCGCCCTGACCGGCAAGGGCAGGCAAGCCGTCACCGCCGCACGGCACGCACGCGAGAGACTGGAGGCACGTCTGCGGAAGCGGTCCGGCGAGGCGACTGCCCACGGAACGCGCGGCACGGCCTTCGACGTGACGCGGGCGGTGCTCGTCGATCTCCTCGACGAACTGGGCGGCACCGCGGCGGTCCATCGCCGCGATGTCAGACCGCCGCACTGA
- a CDS encoding nuclear transport factor 2 family protein yields MTQADQHPHVRTALRYHEAVARLAAPEELAEFLHPDMIHSQLPNAVFPAGAERDLAETLAASARARTLLSDQSYEVINAVACGDQVALEIRWSGTLAVGFGDLPEGHVMRAHIAAFLEFRDGRIVAQRNYDCYEPLT; encoded by the coding sequence ATGACGCAGGCCGACCAGCACCCTCATGTCCGTACGGCTCTCCGCTACCACGAGGCGGTGGCCCGACTGGCTGCACCGGAGGAACTCGCGGAGTTCCTGCACCCGGACATGATCCACTCCCAGTTGCCCAACGCCGTGTTCCCTGCCGGTGCCGAGCGCGATCTCGCGGAGACACTCGCCGCGTCCGCCCGGGCTCGCACGTTGCTCAGCGATCAGAGCTACGAGGTGATCAACGCGGTGGCCTGCGGCGACCAGGTCGCACTGGAGATCAGGTGGTCCGGCACGCTTGCCGTCGGCTTCGGCGACCTGCCGGAAGGCCACGTCATGCGCGCACACATCGCGGCCTTCCTCGAATTCCGTGACGGCAGGATCGTCGCTCAGCGCAACTACGACTGTTACGAGCCCCTCACCTGA
- a CDS encoding glycosyltransferase, which yields MTTSSSLPDPDPEQATATAGGATPHTVDRGITIVIPTFNEAANIDELLSQISAALPQGHDASVLFVDDSTDDTPEGIRKAAARIPLPVSLYHRPDRVGGLGGAVMEGIMRTESRWIVVMDADLQHPPSLLPDLIDRGERSGAELVVASRYTDGGSRRGLDSWYRVLVSGASTSLAKALFPRALRGVSDPMSGYFAIRREVVDQAQHADALRPLGYKILLELIVRCRPRMITELAYEFHARHAGESKSTFGEGLRFLHHLFRLRSSGAVGRAIAFGLIGLSGFLPNLAVLWALTHYTALHYTAANAIAHQFGMAWNFVLIDKVLYRGRRRLNARTRFVGFAALANADLVIVLPVTVLLVSGLGLSPVPATATTLVLVFALRFLCVDRFLYRRSGGVRGMPVR from the coding sequence ATGACCACCAGTTCGTCACTGCCGGATCCCGACCCCGAGCAGGCCACCGCCACGGCAGGCGGAGCCACACCCCACACGGTCGACCGCGGGATCACCATCGTGATTCCGACCTTCAACGAGGCCGCCAACATAGACGAGCTGCTGAGTCAGATATCCGCGGCCTTGCCGCAAGGGCACGACGCGTCGGTCCTCTTCGTCGACGATTCGACGGATGACACTCCTGAGGGCATACGGAAAGCCGCCGCACGAATTCCTCTGCCCGTCTCCCTGTACCACAGGCCAGACCGCGTGGGAGGGCTGGGAGGCGCCGTCATGGAGGGCATCATGCGGACCGAGTCCCGGTGGATCGTGGTGATGGATGCGGACCTCCAGCACCCGCCCTCACTCCTGCCCGATCTCATCGACCGAGGAGAGAGGTCTGGTGCGGAGCTCGTCGTCGCAAGCCGCTACACGGACGGTGGTAGCCGTCGCGGTCTGGACTCGTGGTACCGGGTCCTGGTCTCCGGCGCGTCAACCTCCTTGGCCAAGGCCCTCTTCCCGAGAGCGCTCCGCGGTGTCAGCGACCCGATGAGCGGATACTTCGCCATCCGCCGTGAAGTAGTGGACCAGGCACAGCACGCCGATGCCCTACGGCCCCTGGGGTACAAGATCCTTCTGGAACTCATCGTGCGTTGCCGCCCGCGCATGATCACCGAACTGGCCTACGAATTCCATGCGCGTCACGCCGGCGAGTCCAAGTCGACTTTCGGGGAAGGGCTTCGCTTTCTGCACCACCTCTTCCGGCTCCGCAGCAGCGGTGCAGTCGGCCGCGCCATTGCCTTCGGCCTGATCGGCCTGTCCGGATTCCTGCCGAACCTCGCCGTCCTGTGGGCCCTCACCCACTACACAGCACTGCACTACACAGCCGCGAACGCCATCGCCCACCAGTTCGGGATGGCATGGAACTTCGTACTCATCGACAAGGTGCTGTACCGCGGCCGACGGCGTCTCAACGCGCGGACGAGGTTTGTGGGCTTCGCGGCCCTGGCCAATGCCGATCTGGTGATCGTTCTCCCCGTCACGGTGCTTCTGGTCTCCGGCCTCGGCCTCTCACCGGTCCCCGCCACGGCGACGACCTTGGTCCTGGTTTTCGCCCTGCGCTTTCTCTGCGTCGACCGCTTCCTCTATCGGCGAAGCGGCGGAGTTCGTGGGATGCCGGTGCGGTAG